The sequence below is a genomic window from Eubalaena glacialis isolate mEubGla1 chromosome 13, mEubGla1.1.hap2.+ XY, whole genome shotgun sequence.
CAGGTGTAAGCAGTGCTCCAACACGCTGCACTCGGGGGCCTACAAGGCCACGGCAGAGCCCGGCGTCTTCGTCTGCTCCGGCCACTGCCCTGAAACCGCCTCTGCCGGCCCCACGTTGCCGGGCTTGACCCCCAGGCGGCCTGGAGCCATGTCCATGGACTCCAAGACCCCTGGCTCCCCGAAGAAGGCCCAGGAGGCGAGCGGGCAGAGAGACGCAGGGCCAAAGGCCAGGCCGCCGGCGTGGGGGCCCGCGGTGGGCAGCTCGACTGCCAAAGGTTCCCCTCCAGCTGCAGCTGACCCTCTGGCCACCGCCTGCTCCCACGTCCACGCGGGGAGCCCAGCCGGGGCCAGGCTCTCGGTGGGCCCTGTGGGTGGCAAGGCCAGCACTCACGTGACCAACAGCTCTCCGACGGGGTGGTCGTCGCCGGCAGGCAGCCCTCGTTCCGCCGTGACCCCGAGTGCCCGGGACTCTCGCCCGGCCACACCACAAGGCCGGGTAACCCCCCGAGGAGCAGCCCCTCAGACCAAGCTCAGTTCAAGGCCAGCGTCTCCGGTCCCAGCGAGCGCCGCGGCCTGGACCCCATCGTCCTCCAGGACGCAGCAGGCCCGGGAGAGGTTCTTCCAGACGCCTGGAGCCGTCCCCGGCCCTGGCCCGGCTGGCAGGGCCCCAGCTGCCGCGGACGCTCCTTCCAGGGATGGCAGCAGGGAGCAGGCGCTGAGCTTCCTCCGGAAGGCCCTCCCCGAGCTGGGGGCGGCTGGCGCTCAGGCACCCGGCaggtgggtggaggaggaggggcagggggtgcGACCCCAGGAGGCCAGAGGGGCTGGGGCGGCCGGGGAGGGCTTCTGGGCTCTGGCCCTGCGGGGCTGTGTGACGGCGGGGCTGCATgtcccctgcctcagtttcctcgtctgggAAATGTGGCGATGTAGACAAGGGAGCAGAGTGCCAGGTGGCCGGCAGGACGGGGACACGGCTGTACACTGTAGAGCCGGTCTGACGTGCTTGGGGGCACGGGTGCAGTGACGCTGCCGCCCGGGGCCTGGCCACACCCAGTCCTACGTGAGGacacatttcacagatgaggaaacaggccggGGGTGGTCCGAGCGTTGGCTGGTCTGACCCGAGCGGGGCTGCCCAGGGCCTCGTGCCTTCTGCACAATGGACACGGAGCAGCCGGGGTGACGGGGTGAAGGAGGGTCGCCATGCTgctgtcctggggctgctggacACAGCACCGAGCCTGGGTGGCTGGAACAGCGGACGTTATTCCTTCACAGAGCTGGAGGCCCAAAGTCGGAactccaggtgtgggcagggccactCCCTCCGCAGGCTCGCGGGGgctccctctgcctcttccagctcctgggggcGCCCGCGGCCCTCGACTCGTGTCTCCTCTGTCTTCACGGCCTCCTCTCTGTGCGTCTGTCCTCTCCTTTTCGCGCTTGTTTTCGGTGTCAGGGCCTCCCTagtccaggatgacctcatcctAACTTGATTTTACCTGCCAAGAGCCTGCTTCCAAATCAGGTCACACCCTGAGCTTCCGGGGGGTGGAAATCTGGGGGGACACCATTGGCCCCACTACAGTCGCCCAGCAAGTTTCCACACCAGGCTGGCGACAGGGCTGCGCCCACTGCCTCGTGCTGCCTCTCCTGTGGGGGGCCTTCCCGGCTTGGAGCTGCTGACCCCCGCTGGGCCAGCTGGTGGTGCCAGGGGCTCCCAGGGAGGGCACAGGGCGGGGGAGAGCGGGCCCGCCTGCCGCCCCAGCGCTGAGGGGTGTCCGAGGCTGTCGGGGGTGAGGGTGTGTAAGGACTCCCCCGGGAGTGCTCCCTGGGGCGCATCTGGCCCAGGTCCTCCTGGGAGCCCAgcctgggatgggggaggagcaGGGGGAGAGAACTTGGTCGCATAAGGGGCCCGGGGCACACGGAGGAGCTTCCCTGGCTTGCGGGGGTGCCCGGGGGCCCTGCCGACAGCCTTACTTCCTGCACGTGTGCACGTGGGGGGACGCAGGGTGGCCGTGTGTGGGCCTCCTGGATGTGGCTCAGGATGGAGCTCGGCCTCCACGCTGAAGGCCCAGCTGCTCCTGGGCGGGcgggtgggtggaggagggaggcacCGGGGGGGCAGACCCCACGGCAGCGCCCTAGGTGCGGTGCGTCTGGGGGTGTGTTAATGTCAGCTGATACCGGGGTTGAACAGGAGGGTGACGTCTGCCTATGGCCCGCCTCATCCctcgggaggggagggtgggcacTGGGGAGCAGCTGCCAGGGGAGGCCGAGGGGCTTCTGCCTGGGGGTCGTGGCGGGGGGCTTCCGGATGCACCCATGCCCGACACCTGCGCCCTCACCCACAGGCCCTCCCTCGCCACCGGCCCTGCTCCCGGTTCCCATCCCACATCCGAAGGCCCAGGAGCAAGTCCATCAGCCAAGCGGTCCCAGTCGGCGTCTCTGCAGGCCCTTAGCCCCGCTGCGAGGACCGCGCCGCCGGCCGCCCTGAGTGTGGGCAGCACCTCGCGGGTGTCCGCGCCGCCCCAGGCGGGCAGGAAAGGCTCGGCTGCACCCTCAGGGGCCGTCGGGGCGGGTGCTGGCTCCAGGCTGAAGCCGGAGGCCCCGCGGGCCGAGGGTAAGGGCCCCCACGTCACGGGTGGAGCTGGGGTCACTGCGCCCAGGCTGTCGCCATGCGTCGCGGCCGCTCTGCTCCCCGGCCTGCGGTTCTGCCGCGGTTTGCTGTTGCACAGTCTGGCTCCCGGGGTCCGGCCTGGGGATCCGTCACCCTGTGTCACCATCGCCCACCTGCCGGACGCCCCGGGGCCCAGTCCCTGCAGCGCCGCTGTCCCTGGTGACAGCGCCCGGTGGGCAGCCATGCTGCTCTCCCGCTTTGCCGCACTCTGGGGGGTCTCCCCGCTCCTGTGGGGTTTGCCGCCGCTGTCTGTGTGCGTCTGTCATCACTGCCCTGTCCTGGCGACGGTGGCCCTGTGCTCTGAAGGCTCTGAAGCCCCCCTGACTGCCCTGGCCTTGGGCTCTGGGCTGTTTTGGACACTTTCTGCGGAACTGCAGAGTTGGTCCCTTCTGGGTGCTGGGCTGTCTCTTCGGGGCACCCGTGGTGTCACTGAGCTGGCTCAGAGCACGCACCATGCAAAGCATCCTTCCCACTCCTTCCCATGGCTGAGCCTCCAGCCTGAAGGCCACTCTCCCCTGAGCCAAGGAGGCCTGCAGATCGTCACCGCCCCACACACAGACGGTCTGCATCCCTGGGGCTCGCCCGCCACACGCTTGCCTGTTTGGCAGCAGGGGAAgttggggcccagagaggggcagtgaaTTGAATCCCCCAGGCACACACAGCACAGGGTAGAGTCCTGTCCCCAGCTCAGCCAGGGCTCCTTCCCGGGAGCCAGGCCGGCCGCAGGGGTACCTGAGGGTGGGATGGCAGCAGgaagaaggggtgggggaggtgcaGCCTTTCCAGCAGACCACCCCTCCTCACCCCCGCCCAGGCCCGAGTGCCAGCCCCCAGGAGGGCCAGGAGGACGGGCCGGCAGGATGGAGGGCCCGCCTGAAGCCCGTGGAGAAGAAAAGCCCCGCTGAAAGGTGAGGggtgggtgggctgggggcaCTGGACCTATGCCCGTGCCGTGGGTTTGTGCGCACAGGAGCCTGTGTCCGGGGCacgcacagggcctggcacacagtaggcgcttCACACGTGCCTGCAGGTGAAtgacagcacacacacacaccgggaGGATGTGAACTGACATCCACAGCAGGGCTGTGTGCACGCCTCACCGTGCGTGTCAGCTGTAGAAGCAGAAACCAGCTCGTGCCAGCCTGAGTGACACAGGCCAAGTGCCCTCGGGTAACTGGACTTGGAAGGTCAGGGAGGGTCCATCAGGACCCTCGGTATCGTCGCTCTGAACCAGTCTGGAGGCCCTGGGGAATGAGGGCACGTTCGCTGGTGTGCGCCCACCAGGCCTGACCCTGGTGCTGGGCTGGGACCCCCATTCACTATGGAGAGGGGGCGGCCCCCCCAGAAAGCTCAGTTaggatggagagggagagaaggccaCTGCAGCCTTCCGTGGATGAGGTCACAGCCGCTGGGGTCACACAGGAGACTGAGCCCATGTTGGTCCGGGTCCACAGTGTGTGGTGGCTGCCCTGTGTGCCCCGCGGGGGTCCGTCACACATGCTCGGGGTCCCAGGTAGGGGTGGGGCCGGTGCCCATGTGTGCATCGGCTGTGGGTACCTGAACACATGCTCACACCTGTGATGTAGGTGCACCTGTCCACATGCACCTGTGCTCCAGGAGGTGGGAGAGTCAGGGACGCGAGCCCGATGGGCACCACGAGGCCCCTCCTTTGGGCCGGCATGCTTCCCCCAGGCTTGTCTGCACAGGGGTGCTGGGCAGCCTGTCCCCCCCACCCTGACCTCTTGCCTTCCATTCAGGGCTCTGGAGCTGAAGGAGCCTCAGGTCCTGGGAGAGCCGAGGGCGGGTGATGCACCCCAGAAGGTCTCCGGGAGCTCCGAGGGCGGCGTCCGCATCACCCTGACCCCTGTGCGAGTGGACAGGACACCAGGCCCGGCCGGGACCAGCCTCCTAGGTAATGCCAGACAGAAGGCCCCCCCGGCCGTCCCCAGCCAGGCAACCCGGGTCTGGGTGGTCCTCTCGTTGGGGGCAGTGGCCCTGCCTGGCCAGGGGAGCTGGTGGTCCTGGCGGGGGGTGTGTGCGTGTGATGCGTGTGTGCATGCCTGTGCGCGTGCGTGACTGTGCGTGTCTGTTCTTAGCACTCAGCCGCCCTTGCACAGGTCACCAACGCACTGGGCTCGTTGCCCCGTGTGCTGTCGAGGGTCAGGAttctgccccttccccctcccgtggACGTGACCCCTCCCGTCGGGCAGGACGTGGCTATGCGGGCTGACTCCCGTGTTGGTGCCCCTCTGGGGGGGCCCAGCTCAGGGAAGCGGTGGGGGGAGGGCGCCGGGCCTGCTGACCTGACATGTGACTCTGTCCCCCACCCGTGGGCAGCTGCATCCCCCTCCCCGTTGCAATCCCCATCCCGCCGCAGGAAGCTGGCGGTCCCTGCCAGCCTGGACGTTTCTGGCAACTGGCTTCAGCCGGAGCCCTCGGGGAAGGAAGCCCCTGCCTGGAGccggaagaaggaggagaaagcccCTCCCCAGGGCGAACCAGGTCAGCCCAGGGACGCTGCCCGGTTCCTGCTTGGGGTGCAGATGAAGGGGGCTCCTCTAGGAGGATGTGCCCGGCGGGGGTTTGGAAGATGTATAGGAGCCCACGGAGCCTAGAATGGAGGGAAGACGAGCCTGGGGGCGAGCAGCCTCGCGCACCTGGAGGAGGCTGGGCGAGGAGGCTGGGCGAGGAGGCTGGGCGGGgtgggaggcctggagggggccTCACCTGCCTCCTGGTGCCTGAGTCCGCAGACGCTCAGCGACGATGGAGCGTTTGCTCCTGGCAGCTGGTGGGAAGGGTGGCCGGGGTGCTGGCAGCGTGTCCGATGCTGCTGacctggaggagggcaggggcccgGGTGGGCACGGGGACTTCGGGGACGGGGCCTGTGAGCCTCTCGCCCTTTGGACACCAGCCGGGGCTGCCCAGGGGCCTGCTGGGTGCGGCAGGGAAGCCGGGGTGTAGGGGGTGTCCCGGGAGgatggggctgggtggggggtcAGGCCCCCTTCCAGACCACGCCTGGGTCACGTTGGGCCCGGTGCCTGAAGAGGCCTGTCCTGCCCCTTCTCCAGGGAGGCCCTCGGGCCCAGCCGGCATCCCTGTTCCGCCTGGCGAGTCAGTGCCTTCCCCGGTCAGGGTGAGTAGGCTAGGGTGCAGGTGGGTGAGGGGCTCAGCCCCGGGgggccccccgcccccaccccctcaccacgTCCTCATCCCCAGCTGCACCCTGACTACGTGCCCCAGGAGGAGATCCAGCGGCAGGTGCAGGACATCGAGAGGCAGCTGGACGCCCTGGAGCTCCGGGGTGTGGAGCTGGAGAAGCGCCTGCGTGCAGCCGAGGAGGGTGAGCCccaggccgaccccctccccaaCGCCCTCTGCCAGCTCGACCCtgggccccggccccgcccccgcgcaggccccgcccgccccgtgCCCAGCCAGCTCCTCTCCGCAGACGCCTCGGAGGACGCCCTCATGGTGGACTGGTTCCGGCTCATCCACGAGAAGCAGCTACTGCTGAGGCTGGAGTCCGAGCTGATGTACAAGTGCGTGGTCCCCCCGAGGCCTCCCGGAAAGCCCTCCTCTCCGCACGGGCCTGTCTGGCGCGGGGAGGCCGGTGGCCGGGCCGGGCTCACATCCGTGTCACCTCGGCAGGGCCAGGGACCAGCGCCTGGAGGAACAGCAGCTGGACATCGAGGGGGAGCTGCGCCGGCTGATGGCCAAGCCGGGTGCGTCCCCCGCACCCAGCGTGGAGCCCAGGccggcgggggtgggagggggtgtgaGGGGGGGCTCAGTCCCAGGAGGTGGGTACGGGTGTGGGCTTTCCAAGGCCCTCTCATGGCTGGCTGCCAGGAGGAGGCGATCATGGCACACTCTCTCTCGAGCCGCAGTGGAGTTTCAGCTCCTCCCCTTcctggctgtgtgtccttggctgagtcactcaacctctctgtgcttggGTTTCATCCCTGCAAAGTGGGGGCAGTTCTAGTGCCACCTCCTTCAGCTGTTGTGAGGACTGAGTTAATGTGTGCAGGGGGCGGGTAGTGAGTGCCCAGTCTGTGATACGGCTGGTCGTTTGCTCActcagtcactcattcattcattcattcatccactcacttATTCatacattcacttattcattcaaccgGCGTTGCCAAGAGCCCACCATAGGCCCCAagaccccaccccctcctccagtgGAGGAGCCTGACCCTTGGGGAGTGGGGTCACTGTGTCCCTGAGCAGGGTGGGGACAGCAGGGCTCCGGCTGATCCAGCTGTCCCTGCAGAGGGTCTGAAGTCCCCCCAGGACCGGCAGCGGGAGCAGGACCTGCTGAGCCAGTACGTGAACACCGTCAACGACCGCAGTGACATCATCGACTTCCTGGATGAGGACCGGCTCAGGCGAGGGCGGGGCCCAGGGGAGGGTAGAGcccaggggagggcagggccttGGGGCCCAGGTGAGGGTGGAGCCCAGGGGCGGGGGGCCCAGGTTCTCACCTCACGCTCAGAACCTTCCCCTCCCGATCATCGATCATCAGGAGGAGGAGACCCACCAGGTACGTCTTGCAGGTGGGGCCGGAGGCCGAGGGCAGGCCCTGCCAGGCAGCCTGTCTTCGAGTTTCTCCCCCGATGAGGCCTCTTGTGCACCCAGGCCCCTCCTGTCCCCAGGTCACTGCTGAGGGGCTGGGCCCCGAGGGGGCAGGCACCtgccctgggaggggagagggtggtgcCAGGGTGTGGCTTATGGGCAGGTGCCCCTGGCGTTGGGTGGGCTCAGGGCCCTGGTGTGACAACGACCCAGGCAGTCCCACCGCGGGCGTGGTCCTCACAGCCCGTTCTGtttcagggagcaagaggaggACGAGATGCTGCAGAACATGATCCGGAAGCTGGGTGACTGGGCGGCGTGGGAGGTCGGGGCTGGGCTGGACCCAGGGGGAGTTGGGCCTCCTGTAGGAGTGGGTGCTGGGACCCACATGGCAGGCTCACCCTAAGGGAGTGAGTTCCCCATCGCTTGAGGGATCCAAGAAGCACGGATGGCCCTGTGGGCAGGGTGAGGGGAGTGCTTTGCCCTCCAGCCGTGCCCAGCCCAGTGGACACTCTTAAGGGCAGGCACATGGTGGTTCCCTCGGGGAGGGCAGCGGGTTGGGCTCTGCTGGGGCCCGGGAGGCTCTGCGGGTGGCAGGGAAGGCCGCAGGGCACTGGCCATCAGGTGGGCGAGTGACCCCTCTGTGTCTGTCCCCCAGACCTGCAGAGGAGTGGTGGGGACCAGAGGAAGAAGCCCAGGTTCCGCTTGTCCAACATCTGGTCCCCGAAGAGCAGAAGCAGGACCCCCGAGTAGCTGCCTGGCGGGGCTCCGGGACCTTCACCCGTGGGTGGGGTAGGAATGTGGGCGGCGGGAGCTGCACCGCCCTCTCTGTGGGGTCTGGGCAGCCTCAATAAAGAAactgaccatgtggcctgggttCCCTGTCCTATGTGGTCACGCGCTCCTGGGCAGCCCAGGGGTCTTGGCCACGTTCCATTTCTGCACCAGCGTGGATGTGCCCATGGCCTTGAGAAGACGCTGACCCTCTGGGCTTGGCTCGGGCCCTCTGAGACGGGCATTTTAGCCACTTCCTGACCTGGCTGCGTGGACAGGCTAGACACGAGCCTTACAGGAACTGGGACGGGACAGGTCTCGAAGCTGCACTCGGTGCTGGCCCCACCCCCATGTGGGGGTCGCAGTCAAGATCTGTGACTTTGACCTTTAGGACGGAGGCCGGCTGGGCCCTGGGACTGAGTTCCTGGCGTCCAGCAAGGGAATGGGGCCCACCGCCCTTCCCGACTTCTGGTGGGGGGCCACGGCCATGCAGGGAAGGACTGAGGGAGCAGAGCCTCCTTGCGGCCCAGCCCTGAGTCCTCAGCAGCGCTGCCCCCCACCCTCGGGAGACCTGCAGAGTAACCTCCCCTCCGGGcgtcagcttcctcacctgtgtACGGCAGCTGTAGCTGTGTCTTCCTGTGCTGTCTGCAGCCACTGCAGAGACCTTCATGGTGGTCCCGGTGGACCCTCAGCGATGGCAAAGTGCCAGTCCTCCCCCACCTGGTGGCAGGCCGGGTCAGGACCCCGTGGGCCCTggtgggggcagagctgggagacCCTGGCTGAGTGTGTTGGGCCCCAGGAGGTCTCACTGCTCCTGCTGCCTTTACGGGGTGGTGGAGGGTCTCAGGTGGGGATTTTTGGAACTTGAGGTCAGGATGTGATCTGGGACGAGGAGGGCAGCTGCCTGGCGTGGAGACGGATTCACAGTCGCGGCTGTGCCgctcagctgtgtggccttgggctagggccctgccctctctgagcctttggtGACCGATGGGTTGCTTGTTGCCTGTGAGGTCGATGGGGTCACATGGTTGTGTCTGGACCAGCAGTGATGGTGGAGGAGCTCAGAAACTGCCTGCTGCCCTCCATCACAGTGAGCCCCCCACTGGAGGGTGGGGTGATAGAGGGAGATGGGTGGCCCTGACTGGTTGGTGGGGCCTGGACCGTGCAGGGACTTGGCCAGGTGGGGCAGCTTGGCTTCCTTCCTCAGGCGCTGGGCGCCATGGGCGGTTCTGAGCAGAGGCCCTGGTGGGACTTGCGTGTTAGGAGGAGGGCCGTGGAGGGCGGCCTGGACCAGCCTGCCTGACCCTTTAGCTGAGAGCCCCTCCCGCAAGCTGTCCTTCCAGGCATGCCCCACCTGGGACCTGCGGCAATGTGGCCTCTTCACCACCAGGGGGAAGCAGAGGGCCACTCAGGAAAGGAgctccattttactgataaggaaactgaggctcagagaggcaaggCGACCCCCCtggagtcacacagcaagttagctGTGGCCTGGGACTGGAGCATGAGGCCCACCTCCAGCACTCCCAGGGCTGTGCCCTCCACGTGGTCCTGGGACCCCGGGTGGGCTGGGGTGAACGAGGCATCTTTAGGACAGGGCAGGGAGGATTCCACCGACAGTGTATTGTCCAGCCCATTAGGCTGTGGGCAACTGGGGCTGGTCCTGCTGGGGACACGCACGCTGCCCTCCATCATGGCTGCTCCCTGGGAGCCCAGAGGCCGCCCCGGGGGTGCTGGGTGGGCTTCAGGTAGCAGAGCCCCTTCTGGTGGTCACGTCCCCAGGCCCCAAGCCGCCAGCAGGCCCCGTACAACCCAGTCACGGCAGGACAGGCACGGAGGTGTCCTCAGGGGCAGGGGAGTTACCAGGTCATGCAACGTCCATTCAgccagggggcagggcaggggagacCATGGGACCACCCTTGAGGGTACAGGCGGGGCCTGGCTGCACTGCTGCCCCCCAACTTGGAAGAGAATCAGCCAGTGCTCACCCGCCCCAGGGACCCTGACAACCGCAAGGGGGTCCACACCCCAGAGGGGAGCCGGGCATGGCAGGGCACGGCAGGGCATGGCACCGAGTGGGAGGCCCAGCTGGACGCAAGCCCCTGTCTGCTGAGTGGTTCCTGGGGCTTTGAGATCCCGCCTGTGCATACAGGAGGTGCTTAATACGTATCAGGGCCTTTCCCCAGACATGGCCCAGAGGAACCATGTTCCCATCCGTGGACGGGGTCCGGTGGGGGGAGGTTCAGGGAGGACTGTTCCCTGGGCAGCGCccctcacacccacacacaccccgcaGCCCCGAGGGCCTGGGGCCTGAACTGAAGGACATTCAGGGCCGAGGCGACCCTCGGACTTAGGCCTGGCCGTGTGGAGGGTCTGGGCTGTTGGGAACTCAGGGTGGGGAGTGGGCCGGCGTGGCTGCAgcaggaagggtggggggagcgACCCAGCAGGGGCTCCTGCCTGCCCCGGGGAAGCTGGCCTCCTCCCACTGCTGCCTCTGCTTCATGGCGCGCCCCGGCCTCCAGGAAGGCCTCCAGGAAGACGTGCCGCAGGGCCCTGCCCTTGCAGCCCCTCCGCCTGGAGCCCCGCCGTCCACAAGCCTGGCTCCTTATGACAGGTCTCTCCTCGGAGAGGCTCCCCTGAGCCCCTGACTCTGCCCGTCGCCCGGGCCCGTTTTCAACACTTGGAGGTCACCTTTCGAATTTTGGTGTTTTGTCTTCTGAGATGGATGCTCCACGTCCCCTAGTCAGGGAGCTGGGCTGTGTCGCCAGCACGCGGGacggtgcctggcacgtggtggaGCTCAGCACACTTTGTccggtgagtgagtgagtgaatgaatgaaacctGCATCTCAAGCTGTGACGCTGGACCACTCGGCCGGCCTTTccggcctcagttttctcacctgggaAGGGGGATAGCGAAGCTGCTGGGTATCCATAGCCCCCCGGGGACAGAGCCTGCCTGAACCCTGGGCCGGGCACAGACCTGCTGTGGTTGGGGCCCACCGGGGCTGGAGAAGTACGTGGGCTCAGGTGGGCAGAGCGCCCACGGGGTGTGGGAGGGCACACGGcaggcccctcccaccccacttgGACCTGAGAGAGACAGGAAGGATGCAGGAAGGGGTTCAAGAGCTCGGGCGCTTTCTGGGGCATCTCAAAGCTGGTG
It includes:
- the MICALL2 gene encoding MICAL-like protein 2 isoform X1, producing the protein MAAITALQQWCRQQCEGYQDVSITNMTTSFRDGLAFCAILHRHRPDLINFDALRKENIYENNKLAFRVAEEQLGIPALLDAEDMVALKVPDRLSILTYVSQYYNYFHGRSPIGGMAGVKRPLSDASEEPSGKKAPSQPARPSATPARGQPLSPVSTNPTVQRKAGQAAVGSVSSTCGVCGRHVHLVQRHLADGKLYHRSCFRCKQCSNTLHSGAYKATAEPGVFVCSGHCPETASAGPTLPGLTPRRPGAMSMDSKTPGSPKKAQEASGQRDAGPKARPPAWGPAVGSSTAKGSPPAAADPLATACSHVHAGSPAGARLSVGPVGGKASTHVTNSSPTGWSSPAGSPRSAVTPSARDSRPATPQGRVTPRGAAPQTKLSSRPASPVPASAAAWTPSSSRTQQARERFFQTPGAVPGPGPAGRAPAAADAPSRDGSREQALSFLRKALPELGAAGAQAPGRPSLATGPAPGSHPTSEGPGASPSAKRSQSASLQALSPAARTAPPAALSVGSTSRVSAPPQAGRKGSAAPSGAVGAGAGSRLKPEAPRAEGPSASPQEGQEDGPAGWRARLKPVEKKSPAERALELKEPQVLGEPRAGDAPQKVSGSSEGGVRITLTPVRVDRTPGPAGTSLLAASPSPLQSPSRRRKLAVPASLDVSGNWLQPEPSGKEAPAWSRKKEEKAPPQGEPGRPSGPAGIPVPPGESVPSPVRLHPDYVPQEEIQRQVQDIERQLDALELRGVELEKRLRAAEEDASEDALMVDWFRLIHEKQLLLRLESELMYKARDQRLEEQQLDIEGELRRLMAKPEGLKSPQDRQREQDLLSQYVNTVNDRSDIIDFLDEDRLREQEEDEMLQNMIRKLDLQRSGGDQRKKPRFRLSNIWSPKSRSRTPE
- the MICALL2 gene encoding MICAL-like protein 2 isoform X2; this encodes MAAITALQQWCRQQCEGYQDVSITNMTTSFRDGLAFCAILHRHRPDLINFDALRKENIYENNKLAFRVAEEQLGIPALLDAEDMVALKVPDRLSILTYVSQYYNYFHGRSPIGGMAGVKRPLSDASEEPSGKKAPSQPARPSATPARGQPLSPVSTNPTVQRKAGQAAVGSVSSTCGVCGRHVHLVQRHLADGKLYHRSCFRCKQCSNTLHSGAYKATAEPGVFVCSGHCPETASAGPTLPGLTPRRPGAMSMDSKTPGSPKKAQEASGQRDAGPKARPPAWGPAVGSSTAKGSPPAAADPLATACSHVHAGSPAGARLSVGPVGGKASTHVTNSSPTGWSSPAGSPRSAVTPSARDSRPATPQGRVTPRGAAPQTKLSSRPASPVPASAAAWTPSSSRTQQARERFFQTPGAVPGPGPAGRAPAAADAPSRDGSREQALSFLRKALPELGAAGAQAPGRPSLATGPAPGSHPTSEGPGASPSAKRSQSASLQALSPAARTAPPAALSVGSTSRVSAPPQAGRKGSAAPSGAVGAGAGSRLKPEAPRAEGPSASPQEGQEDGPAGWRARLKPVEKKSPAERALELKEPQVLGEPRAGDAPQKVSGSSEGGVRITLTPVRVDRTPGPAGTSLLAASPSPLQSPSRRRKLAVPASLDVSGNWLQPEPSGKEAPAWSRKKEEKAPPQGEPGRPSGPAGIPVPPGESVPSPVREEIQRQVQDIERQLDALELRGVELEKRLRAAEEDASEDALMVDWFRLIHEKQLLLRLESELMYKARDQRLEEQQLDIEGELRRLMAKPEGLKSPQDRQREQDLLSQYVNTVNDRSDIIDFLDEDRLREQEEDEMLQNMIRKLDLQRSGGDQRKKPRFRLSNIWSPKSRSRTPE
- the MICALL2 gene encoding MICAL-like protein 2 isoform X3; the encoded protein is MAAITALQQWCRQQCEGYQDVSITNMTTSFRDGLAFCAILHRHRPDLINFDALRKENIYENNKLAFRVAEEQLGIPALLDAEDMVALKVPDRLSILTYVSQYYNYFHGRSPIGGMAGVKRPLSDASEEPSGKKAPSQPARPSATPARGQPLSPGQAAVGSVSSTCGVCGRHVHLVQRHLADGKLYHRSCFRCKQCSNTLHSGAYKATAEPGVFVCSGHCPETASAGPTLPGLTPRRPGAMSMDSKTPGSPKKAQEASGQRDAGPKARPPAWGPAVGSSTAKGSPPAAADPLATACSHVHAGSPAGARLSVGPVGGKASTHVTNSSPTGWSSPAGSPRSAVTPSARDSRPATPQGRVTPRGAAPQTKLSSRPASPVPASAAAWTPSSSRTQQARERFFQTPGAVPGPGPAGRAPAAADAPSRDGSREQALSFLRKALPELGAAGAQAPGRPSLATGPAPGSHPTSEGPGASPSAKRSQSASLQALSPAARTAPPAALSVGSTSRVSAPPQAGRKGSAAPSGAVGAGAGSRLKPEAPRAEGPSASPQEGQEDGPAGWRARLKPVEKKSPAERALELKEPQVLGEPRAGDAPQKVSGSSEGGVRITLTPVRVDRTPGPAGTSLLAASPSPLQSPSRRRKLAVPASLDVSGNWLQPEPSGKEAPAWSRKKEEKAPPQGEPGRPSGPAGIPVPPGESVPSPVRLHPDYVPQEEIQRQVQDIERQLDALELRGVELEKRLRAAEEDASEDALMVDWFRLIHEKQLLLRLESELMYKARDQRLEEQQLDIEGELRRLMAKPEGLKSPQDRQREQDLLSQYVNTVNDRSDIIDFLDEDRLREQEEDEMLQNMIRKLDLQRSGGDQRKKPRFRLSNIWSPKSRSRTPE
- the MICALL2 gene encoding MICAL-like protein 2 isoform X4, coding for MAAITALQQWCRQQCEGYQDVSITNMTTSFRDGLAFCAILHRHRPDLINFDALRKENIYENNKLAFRVAEEQLGIPALLDAEDMVALKVPDRLSILTYVSQYYNYFHGRSPIGGMAGVKRPLSDASEEPSGKKAPSQPARPSATPARGQPLSPVSTNPTVQRKAGQAAVGSVSSTCGVCGRHVHLVQRHLADGKLYHRSCFRCKQCSNTLHSGAYKATAEPGVFVCSGHCPETASAGPTLPGLTPRRPGAMSMDSKTPGSPKKAQEASGQRDAGPKARPPAWGPAVGSSTAKGSPPAAADPLATACSHVHAGSPAGARLSVGPVGGKASTHVTNSSPTGWSSPAGSPRSAVTPSARDSRPATPQGRVTPRGAAPQTKLSSRPASPVPASAAAWTPSSSRTQQARERFFQTPGAVPGPGPAGRAPAAADAPSRDGSREQALSFLRKALPELGAAGAQAPGRPSLATGPAPGSHPTSEGPGASPSAKRSQSASLQALSPAARTAPPAALSVGSTSRVSAPPQAGRKGSAAPSGAVGAGAGSRLKPEAPRAEGPSASPQEGQEDGPAGWRARLKPVEKKSPAERALELKEPQVLGEPRAGDAPQKVSGSSEGGVRITLTPVRVDRTPGPAGTSLLGSWRSLPAWTFLATGFSRSPRGRKPLPGAGRRRRKPLPRANQGGPRAQPASLFRLASQCLPRSGCTLTTCPRRRSSGRCRTSRGSWTPWSSGVWSWRSACVQPRRTPRRTPSWWTGSGSSTRSSYC
- the MICALL2 gene encoding MICAL-like protein 2 isoform X5, which gives rise to MAAITALQQWCRQQCEGYQDVSITNMTTSFRDGLAFCAILHRHRPDLINFDALRKENIYENNKLAFRVAEEQLGIPALLDAEDMVALKVPDRLSILTYVSQYYNYFHGRSPIGGMAGVKRPLSDASEEPSGKKAPSQPARPSATPARGQPLSPVSTNPTVQRKAGQAAVGSVSSTCGVCGRHVHLVQRHLADGKLYHRSCFRCKQCSNTLHSGAYKATAEPGVFVCSGHCPETASAGPTLPGLTPRRPGAMSMDSKTPGSPKKAQEASGQRDAGPKARPPAWGPAVGSSTAKGSPPAAADPLATACSHVHAGSPAGARLSVGPVGGKASTHVTNSSPTGWSSPAGSPRSAVTPSARDSRPATPQGRVTPRGAAPQTKLSSRPASPVPASAAAWTPSSSRTQQARERFFQTPGAVPGPGPAGRAPAAADAPSRDGSREQALSFLRKALPELGAAGAQAPGRPSLATGPAPGSHPTSEGPGASPSAKRSQSASLQALSPAARTAPPAALSVGSTSRVSAPPQAGRKGSAAPSGAVGAGAGSRLKPEAPRAEGPSASPQEGQEDGPAGWRARLKPVEKKSPAERALELKEPQVLGEPRAGDAPQKVSGSSEGGVRITLTPVRVDRTPGPAGTSLLGSWRSLPAWTFLATGFSRSPRGRKPLPGAGRRRRKPLPRANQGGPRAQPASLFRLASQCLPRSGRRSSGRCRTSRGSWTPWSSGVWSWRSACVQPRRTPRRTPSWWTGSGSSTRSSYC